In a single window of the Caulobacter soli genome:
- a CDS encoding phytanoyl-CoA dioxygenase family protein — MTYELDRRTRRDEDRRFITPAAFFAETFPGLAATHGHLVAEGMAALDAPPLTLEVEGAAWTLSRVGDTIEVRHGPADGALRIALTAEQFSDWAQNQITFNGFLVMRALQVLEGQIRDVSVWDSLWIALLEGWPVTDMRLAFRDRHGVPLDLAAAFAPDDDPADIAHFLREAGYLHLKGWLNPADLARISADMDRALPHYSEGDGKSWWATLKDGARCCVRLQDFVDHSPTTAAILSGPTWDRLRRIVAGQDVLAEVPVEGRVIEALFKPLGVASGPSDVSFHRDCHLGRHAYVCSRLTIGIPLTATPGDNGGLRVVAGSHRVAMPVEIAKTRPYLPVVALCAQAGDLTVHLSCTLHEATPPVFAERQVMYTEIPLAPRAGAVGPMDTSVGEIRDRMDDIHRAAAD; from the coding sequence ATGACCTATGAGCTGGACCGCCGCACGCGGCGCGACGAAGACCGTCGCTTCATCACCCCGGCCGCCTTCTTCGCCGAGACCTTCCCGGGATTGGCCGCCACCCACGGCCATCTGGTCGCCGAGGGCATGGCCGCGCTCGACGCCCCGCCCCTCACCCTCGAGGTCGAAGGCGCGGCCTGGACGCTCTCGCGGGTCGGTGACACGATAGAGGTTCGCCATGGTCCGGCGGACGGGGCCCTGCGGATCGCGCTCACGGCGGAACAGTTCTCGGACTGGGCGCAGAACCAGATCACCTTCAACGGCTTCCTGGTCATGCGAGCGCTGCAGGTCCTGGAAGGCCAGATCCGCGACGTGTCGGTCTGGGATTCCCTGTGGATCGCCCTGCTCGAAGGCTGGCCGGTCACCGACATGCGCCTGGCCTTCCGCGACCGCCACGGCGTGCCCCTGGACCTGGCCGCCGCCTTCGCGCCCGACGACGATCCCGCCGACATCGCCCACTTCCTGCGCGAGGCCGGCTATCTGCACCTGAAGGGTTGGCTGAACCCGGCGGATCTGGCCCGCATCAGCGCCGACATGGACCGCGCCCTGCCCCACTACAGCGAAGGCGACGGCAAGTCGTGGTGGGCGACGCTGAAGGACGGCGCGCGGTGCTGCGTGCGCCTGCAGGACTTCGTCGACCACTCGCCGACGACGGCGGCGATCCTGTCCGGCCCGACCTGGGACCGCCTACGCCGGATCGTCGCCGGCCAGGACGTGCTGGCGGAGGTTCCGGTCGAGGGCCGGGTCATCGAAGCGCTGTTCAAGCCGCTGGGCGTGGCCTCCGGCCCGTCCGACGTGTCGTTCCACCGCGATTGCCACCTGGGCCGTCACGCCTATGTCTGCTCGCGCCTGACGATCGGGATCCCGCTGACCGCGACGCCCGGAGACAACGGCGGCCTTCGCGTCGTCGCCGGCTCGCACCGCGTGGCCATGCCGGTCGAGATCGCCAAGACTCGGCCCTACCTGCCGGTGGTGGCCTTGTGCGCCCAGGCCGGCGACCTGACGGTGCACCTGTCGTGCACGCTGCACGAGGCGACGCCACCGGTCTTCGCCGAGCGGCAGGTGATGTACACCGAGATCCCGCTGGCTCCGCGCGCGGGCGCCGTCGGGCCGATGGACACCTCCGTGGGCGAGATCCGCGACCGCATGGACGACATCCACCGCGCGGCGGCGGACTGA
- a CDS encoding TetR/AcrR family transcriptional regulator encodes MPQPTRRRMDPALRREQILDAAIRLIGQLGYQGFTVQKLAQACELTNGGLLHYFGSKELLLVAILEERDRREAAIIPVELAAQPATASEAEYSRAAALRVFHAIVARSVAQPELLRLLVVLQAEALNRDHPAHAYFLRREAMVLAEFANVLAGEVGVPRNVARRILAVMTGLEQQWLRADQGFDLIAECDAAIAALLDQAASGDRHDL; translated from the coding sequence ATGCCCCAGCCCACGCGACGACGCATGGACCCCGCGCTGCGGCGCGAGCAGATCCTGGACGCGGCCATCCGCCTGATCGGCCAGCTGGGCTACCAGGGCTTCACCGTGCAGAAGCTGGCCCAGGCCTGCGAGCTGACCAATGGCGGGCTGCTGCACTATTTCGGCTCCAAGGAGCTGCTGCTGGTCGCCATCCTGGAGGAGCGCGACCGGCGCGAAGCCGCGATCATCCCCGTCGAGCTGGCGGCCCAGCCCGCGACCGCTTCCGAGGCCGAATATTCGCGCGCGGCGGCCTTGCGCGTCTTCCACGCCATCGTCGCGCGGTCGGTCGCCCAGCCCGAGCTGCTGCGCCTGCTGGTCGTCCTGCAGGCCGAAGCCCTGAACCGCGACCACCCCGCCCACGCCTATTTCCTGCGGCGCGAGGCTATGGTGCTGGCCGAGTTCGCCAATGTCCTGGCGGGCGAAGTCGGCGTCCCTCGGAACGTGGCGCGACGGATCCTCGCGGTGATGACGGGGCTGGAGCAGCAATGGCTCCGCGCGGACCAGGGCTTCGACCTGATCGCCGAGTGCGACGCGGCGATCGCCGCCCTGCTCGATCAGGCCGCCTCGGGAGACCGCCATGACCTATGA
- a CDS encoding Lrp/AsnC family transcriptional regulator, whose product MKLNRADRKILEILQQDSSVTNVELAERVGLSPSPCLRRVKQLEASGLIAGYVALLDRRKARLDLLAYVEVQVDRHSETAAEAFADAVRREPMVVGCHAMTGGYDYLLRVVAPSLDAYADFTMKRLLKMPAVKDIRSSFVLETIKDATALPLDYLE is encoded by the coding sequence ATGAAGCTCAATCGCGCCGATCGGAAGATCCTCGAGATCCTCCAGCAGGACAGCTCGGTCACGAACGTCGAGCTGGCCGAGCGGGTCGGCCTGTCGCCCAGTCCGTGCCTGCGGCGGGTCAAACAGTTGGAGGCCTCGGGCCTGATCGCCGGCTATGTGGCGCTGCTGGACCGGCGCAAGGCGCGGCTGGACCTGCTGGCCTATGTCGAGGTCCAGGTCGATCGCCACAGCGAGACCGCGGCCGAGGCCTTCGCCGACGCCGTGCGGCGCGAGCCGATGGTGGTGGGCTGCCACGCCATGACCGGCGGCTACGACTACCTGCTGCGCGTGGTGGCCCCCAGCCTCGACGCCTATGCCGACTTCACCATGAAGCGCCTGCTGAAGATGCCGGCGGTCAAGGACATCCGCTCCAGCTTCGTGCTGGAGACGATCAAGGACGCCACGGCCCTGCCGCTGGACTATCTGGAATAG